AAAGTGTAAAGTCCTTTAGAAATTGTAATTGCTTAATGAACAGGGATTAAACGGTTGAACCATAAACATGATCACAGTAATCAGCATTATATTCAGGTTACTGATAATCTGTGTAGAAAGGTCAATGCAAATGATAATTTGTGTTACATGTATTGACTCTACATCCCAAATGTTCTGTAGACCTTTCTTTTGTGGTACAATATAAGGAAAACAAAGTATGAGGAAAAATTTTTGAAGCAGGTTTATTACGTCTTAAGCATGCACAAAAATCATGACACAACAAATAGCTTAGGTATAGATTAGTAAGTTTAACTGGAGATGCacgatatattattataatataattaggaATTAATATGTACTTACTTTTGTGTAAGTTGTTCATAATGTGTATCTCTCATTTGAATGACTTCAGTAACATCTCTTCCAAATTTATGCTCTGCCTGAAGAATAGGTTCTAATGATGGGGAATGCACTAATCTGTGATACGCAGCAGCAAATAATTCCTCGTCAGTTGTGCCAATAGGATCAGCATACTCTACTGTCTTTTGTTTATAAACTTTTTCCCAACCTTTTATTATCTCTTCAATGTCTAGGGTCTCTGATTTTGCATTCTCAAGAGCCTTTTCTGCTTTTTCATCATAAAATTCTATGGTTAATATTTTAATGGTACTTTCCAATTGTGCTAATAAATCTGATTCCACATAACATGGCAGTTTAAATGATGACATTATACGATGCATGAGTTCTTTGATAGAACCATAGTATGGTATTTTTAACGGTATTTCCAGAACATATTCTTCATTTGTGGTGCATGTTGGAAATTTATATACAAATGTTTTTTCCACATATTCTTCTTCAGGCATATTCATATCTTTTGCAGTagattttcattatatttgGTAATTCATATATCTATTTTTCtataagaattattattatttatacatatttacatggtattattttattttaatacagtaGTTAATGATACATGTAAAGTGTTAAGTGTATTACAAATATATGACAAGTACAAGTGATATGGATTggacatatattataatattgagtTAATGTGTAGACTTGGTTATTATGATAGCCAAGAAGGTCagcattatttctttttaatcaatatatttttttcatagGTCAACTTTCACAACACACAGATCATAATGTCATTGATAAGCTGCAGAAACACCTCTGATTGCACTTTTTATCTGtgtacttttaaaaataattatttccatGTATTAATTGTAATGGCTTTagatttgtatttaatataaacttTGCTATCGCGTACAAATTCATTTCTCATAAAACGTGACAAAACATAACAACATCTTTAAACTAtaattacacattttttaaatacaatttattacaaCAATACATAATGAATGTTCGTGTTTCATGATTGTATATCAGTGGCTCATTCCACAAATATTTATCTGTTGCTTCATACTATATAAACTTGTtttctataaaaatacaaaaagtggATATATAATATTTGTGCATTAAGCCACTGATGTATACTTGGAAACACATTTGTTACAGTTTATAATACATTCAAGGGAGATAACATGAACAATGTGGTTTTGTTTGTGATTAATTATTGTGGAGAATGTTATTATTGTACAGTAAACCATAAATCAAATAACACTTACTATCCCACAGTTCTGTGCAACGCAAATACTTTTAAAAATCTCAATAGTTTGTGGAAACATCAcattaacttaacatgattgtTACATTTGTTCATTGCCTACTTAACCTAAATCTTGGAAATTGCACTTGCAAGATTTTTGTACTTTCGTTGTTGACAAGCAGTGCCTTGTCAAGCCATGTGTTGACATTTGGACAGGTGTCTTCTAATTTGTTTCAAATGAAACATTtcaaacaaacatacaattcacACACATAATAATTGTCAAGAACTTTCAACGCCCCCAGTCATTTAATCCACAGTTTCGCCAACATAATCATATTCTATCAGCTACATTATTATTTGATTACTTTGTTAAATGCCTAACATATAGAAGTAATAAAACAGTCTTTCATATTAATCATTTGtgttcaatattatattttgtttattgcCCATTTGTCTTCATTTGTTATGTATATTCGAATTTGTATATTGTTGATTGGCTACACTGTATTATTGAATGGATTAGAGACCTCACACGGTAAAACTGGGAAACTGAATGGGGAATCCTTGTCTCTCCCGCGAGGAGAGACGAGGATGCCAGCAATTTCGTTGTTTAAAGATTTCGAGatgaagaagtaatatttcctCTTGCTTTCTTTTCCCAAATATTCTTTATATACTAATGTAATGTAGTCAACCCCACAAGTTTGCAATTTAGCTTTCAAAACTTATAAAAAAGACAAGGATTCCCAATCCTGTTCCAGAGTTTCTCAATTTTACCGTATGAGGTCCTCAGTTCGTTTCACTGTATCATTCACTAATAGTGTCGGTAAAATTCAGAATAAATTTTGGCGGTAGTAGTTTTCTCaagtattaaataaagtatTGAGAATGGTtgaagataataataaaagtatggaACTAACAGATCACGAAGCTGAGTTATATGATAGACAAATCCGGCTATGGGGTTTAGAATCACAGAAGCGGCAAGTATAGTGTATCTTAACCTATAATATTAGCGGTATTCGAATGACAATCTGTATCTATGCAGAAATGAAAgaaagtaatataaataatctgCACAAGTAGTACAATATGAATATTGGATTTATCAAGGCTGAAACTAATGCGTATGTTCATATATTTGCAGCTTGAGGGAAGCTAGGGTTTTATTGATAGGCCTAAATGGTTTTGGAGCTGAAATAGCGAAAGATATTATTCTAGCTGGTGTTAAAGCTGTCACATTTTTAGACCACAGAAATGTAACTGCAGAGGATCGTTCTTCTCAGTTTTTAGCACCTAAGGAATTAATTGGAAAAAatgtaagtacaaaaattaagtAGAATATGTTCAGCAGATTTTTACACAAATTATGTTCACAGAGAGCTGAAGCGTCACTGCAGAGAGcgaaaaatttaaattcaatggTGATAATTGAAGCAGATACATCAAACATTGATGATAAACCAGATACCTTCTTTAGCAACTTTGATGTTGTCTGCGCTACCCAATGTACCATCACTCAATTGAAAAGGATTAATGATCTATGCAGAAAGTATAAAGTAAAATTCTTTGCTGGGGATGTGTGGGGAACCTTGGGCTATACTTTTGCGGATTTAATAGTACATGAATATGCAGAGTAAGTGGAATCTTTGGATATGTTTtgaagaataatagtaataatatgtataagaTGGAATCTTTGCTTTGTAGAGACGTGGTGCAAACTAAAAAGATACAGCTCTCAGAAACCGGTGAACCTATGGAAaaagagaaatttgagaacataacTGTGACAGAGAAGCATAAAGATACATTTGTACCATTTGAATCAATTTTAGATGTTCCAAAGTCTTCCCTTCCAAAAGAGTCAGAGATATATTATATGATGTTAAGTAAGTGTATAGACAAATACTTTAAAACCAACAAACATGAAAAATGTTGAGTCTGTATATTTCTATTTTCAGTAATGCTTAATTATCGCGAGAAGTATAACAAAGATCCATTACCTAGTGAAAGAGGTTCTGAGGAGTTCAAGGCAGAAGCtgccaaaattattaaaaaatatgatctggaagataaaataaataacttagTAGAGTATGTATTAgactattaaattttataaattaattaaattttgaattcacTACTAAATTAAActatgtaattaattttaggGGTGACATATACGCTCAGATTAGTCCAGTTTGCGCGATAGTCGGAGGTATTATGGgacaagaaataattaaaacagtTTCACAGAAAGGCGCACCACACAATAATCTGTTCATCTTTAACCCCGACACATTGTGTGGGAAAATCTTGAGACTGGGTCAGTAATGATCATCTTGTATCATGCTGTGTGACGGTATGCTTGAATATCTCTGTGTACATGTGATTGTCATAATTGTCAACTTTCATAATTTCTTATTCCACCTGTTTtgctacaaaaatacaataaatgtatgccaaaaataaaatactgattttattcttttaattttattcaatgttaaatacacatacatatgtgtttaCACATTTGCCTCAGGAAAGAATGTTTCTTGAGACTTTCCTGACATTCACCAGACACTTCACATTCTACATTCCTCTTCAAAACCGAAATAATTATATCGCTCGAGTTTTGAAGTTGTATCTTCAATTTGTAACATTACTTGATGTTTGCATATACACACAGACACATATGCTACATTTGCTATACTTTCGAAGCATAACATACATATAAATGTTGAATGTGCATACTGTTGGTAAATGTCTCTCATCACAGGCTCGTGTACAGTGGCGAGCATGGTGGACcttcctagggaaaatggcgatctaggaaaattttattatgctAGTCTGAGgagtttttaaattcagaattttagaaaattgggatttgaggatttgggacttagagagttggagacttgagagtttggtgatttagagaattggggatttggggatttggaaagttgagagtttggtggtttggagaattgaggattttgggtctagggatttgaagacttgagaatttggtggtttggagaattggggatttggagtctagggatttggagacttgagagtttggtggtttggagaattggggatttggagtctagggatttggggacttgagagtttagtgatttagagaattggggatttagggatttggagacttgagactttggtgatttagagaattagggacttggaaaactagggaatttgagaatttaaggttcAGAGATtccaagatttaggaattgggaggtTTAGTGATctggagattcagaaatttggcaatttagagatttggaggttaagagattcagaaatttagaaatttagtgtaTCAGAAAATTacgggtttaggaatttgacaacatggaaatttgggaattggagaatttcaaatttggaaattttataacttaaaatactagataattggaaatttgtgaatgtaataatttttccaatttgcaCATAGGAATTTGGTCTTCCCCCTACACTCACCCAAAGAAAACCTACATTGCCCTCGATTGTACATACGTCCTAAGATATTTCCGTTCATACAATCTGGAAGGGGTCTTTCGCATACATGGAAATATGACTCACTTTCCCAGTTTCCGCCGGGGCAATTTGAGAGCCGCTTTGCAGATTTTTTTCGTGCTCTCTCGCGCGGAAAACGTGGCGGGAAACGTaaaatggaaattgaaaaattggaaaagggGAAGCAGCCAGTTGGAGCACGGCTCGTTATGCTTTATCGGCTCACCGTTATTACCTTCGTTGCCCCGTTGACAATCTCTCTTTatgttttacattatttaaaacttCGTACCCTTTCGCACGATTTCCTCCATCAAATCCGTTCATTTTTCACGGTTAAATTTTAATCAATCGTGGAACACGATAATCCCAAACGATTCAATCTCTACTTGCGCAACTTCTTTCTGTTTACTTTT
Above is a window of Megachile rotundata isolate GNS110a chromosome 12, iyMegRotu1, whole genome shotgun sequence DNA encoding:
- the Aos1 gene encoding SUMO1 activating enzyme subunit 1, which produces MVEDNNKSMELTDHEAELYDRQIRLWGLESQKRLREARVLLIGLNGFGAEIAKDIILAGVKAVTFLDHRNVTAEDRSSQFLAPKELIGKNRAEASLQRAKNLNSMVIIEADTSNIDDKPDTFFSNFDVVCATQCTITQLKRINDLCRKYKVKFFAGDVWGTLGYTFADLIVHEYAEDVVQTKKIQLSETGEPMEKEKFENITVTEKHKDTFVPFESILDVPKSSLPKESEIYYMMLIMLNYREKYNKDPLPSERGSEEFKAEAAKIIKKYDLEDKINNLVEGDIYAQISPVCAIVGGIMGQEIIKTVSQKGAPHNNLFIFNPDTLCGKILRLGQ